One genomic segment of Hemibagrus wyckioides isolate EC202008001 linkage group LG08, SWU_Hwy_1.0, whole genome shotgun sequence includes these proteins:
- the LOC131357523 gene encoding uncharacterized protein LOC131357523 isoform X1, with protein sequence MWQGIQSITNYRPAPPACDSDASLPDVLNSFYARFEAQNDVTARKTSPSSEDQVLCLTTADVRKTLHRVNPRKAAGPDNNSGRVLRECAEQLVDVFTDIFNISPSSAVVPTCLKSTTIIPVPKKSPVSCLNDYRPVALTPINMKCFERLVMRHIKNLLPPSLDPMQFAYRPNRSTDDAITTTLHLALTHLDNKYTYLRMLFIDFSSAFNTIIPQHLI encoded by the coding sequence atgtggcaaggcatccagtccatcaccaactacaggccagctccacctgcctgtgacagtgatgcctcccttccagatgtgctgaacagcttctacgctcggttcGAGGCACAAAATGAcgtgacagcgaggaagaccagcCCTTCttcagaggaccaggtgctctgtctcaccacggctgatgtgaggaaaactctacacagagttaacccacggaaagctgctggaccagacaacaattctggcagagtgctcagggaatgtgcagaacagctagtagACGTCTTCacggacatcttcaacatctccccgAGCAGCGCCGTCGTCCCAACGTGCCTAAAGTCAACCACTATCATCCCCGTGCCGaaaaagtctccagtgtcctgtctcaatgactaccgtcccgttgcactcacacccatcaacatgaagtgcttcgagaggctcgtcatgagacacattaagaacctgctgcccCCGTcacttgaccccatgcagtttgcgtatcgtccaaatcgatccacagacgatgccatcaccacaaccctccatctggccctcacacacctggacaataaatacacttacctacgaatgctgttcattgacttcagttcagcattcaatacgatcattcctcagcacctgatctag